The Chryseobacterium aureum genome contains a region encoding:
- a CDS encoding T9SS type B sorting domain-containing protein, which yields MKKILLLFILLITQLAYSQSDCVTAIPICGNSDISYTPSGPGNIIEILNQNGGCLSTNERYTVWYTFTVSTPGTLAFKIKPNDQSDDYDFAVYGPTLNGCTSLQNSSHVFVQPIRCNYSGTPGDTGLDLTLAPPAVFPTNPPGTTASMNNGKWSPYLNVLVGQTYYLVIDNFSRSTNGFSLEWSGTASLSSAFNDPVLSPYPFIPPGIPGVNPNDPSQVMVCALPTQFDFSTLSAAIINGNSTNFKVSYHKTTNDALTGQNPLTVTTVDGATTYFYRIVYQDPSNPNNPINGCFITGKFKFVNAAITANAATLYSCNNNGAGTAKYNLTMANVFGGTGATIKYYPTTADMNAGINEITDPLNYISPETTVYAKVISNFGCIATTTIRLLFYPTVVLKDAVIQNCYIDNDVTRSTFDLSKADIGVPVPTPTGTIIKYYTSVADAKAQSNPIAAPFNYLSESKTVYARVDNDKQCYSIAKIELVVLPPVKSAVLKDKTICAEGKTTLDAGPGFVSYEWSTGETSQSISNVPVGVYWVKLQTGKCFTLQEVRVHASLQPVISGIEISNNNITVTATGGVPPYKYSVDGIKWQDSNIFTGLPRGENTIYVKDTYNCTPIQVTVTVPNLINAITPNGDNVNDVIDYSALAYKKNLVFIVYDRYGNKLHEADKMRNFTWDGTAFGKKIPTGTYWYTISWNENNKNNTETKYSGWVLVKNKE from the coding sequence ATGAAAAAAATACTACTTCTTTTTATTTTACTGATAACACAATTGGCTTACTCACAGTCGGACTGTGTCACGGCAATCCCTATCTGTGGTAATTCTGACATTTCTTACACCCCTTCAGGCCCGGGGAATATTATAGAAATACTGAATCAGAACGGAGGATGCCTTAGTACCAATGAAAGATATACCGTTTGGTACACCTTCACGGTATCTACACCAGGTACACTCGCCTTTAAAATAAAGCCTAATGACCAGTCTGATGATTATGACTTTGCAGTGTATGGACCAACCTTAAACGGCTGTACTTCTTTGCAGAATTCCAGCCATGTCTTCGTCCAGCCAATACGATGTAATTATAGCGGAACTCCGGGAGACACAGGTCTGGATCTTACTCTTGCCCCGCCTGCGGTATTCCCTACCAACCCTCCTGGTACTACAGCCAGCATGAACAATGGGAAATGGAGTCCTTATCTGAATGTATTAGTAGGCCAGACTTATTATTTGGTTATTGATAACTTCAGCAGATCCACTAATGGATTTTCTTTAGAATGGTCAGGGACTGCAAGCTTAAGCTCTGCGTTTAATGATCCTGTTCTTTCTCCTTATCCGTTTATCCCACCGGGAATTCCGGGAGTTAATCCTAATGATCCAAGCCAGGTAATGGTTTGCGCATTACCTACACAGTTTGATTTCTCAACGCTTTCTGCGGCTATTATTAATGGTAACAGTACGAACTTCAAGGTTTCTTATCATAAAACAACGAACGATGCCCTTACAGGACAAAATCCTCTTACTGTAACAACTGTAGATGGAGCAACCACCTATTTTTACAGAATTGTATACCAAGATCCGAGTAACCCCAATAATCCGATCAACGGATGTTTCATAACCGGGAAATTTAAGTTTGTGAATGCGGCCATCACAGCAAACGCGGCCACTTTGTACTCCTGTAATAACAACGGGGCCGGTACAGCAAAGTATAATTTAACAATGGCTAATGTCTTTGGAGGAACAGGAGCAACAATCAAGTATTATCCTACCACTGCCGATATGAATGCAGGCATTAACGAAATTACGGATCCTCTTAACTATATTTCTCCGGAAACCACTGTATATGCAAAAGTAATTTCTAATTTCGGATGTATTGCAACCACAACCATCAGGCTGTTATTCTACCCTACAGTCGTATTAAAAGATGCTGTAATTCAGAACTGTTATATTGATAATGATGTTACCCGTTCAACATTTGACCTGTCCAAAGCAGACATTGGTGTACCTGTACCAACTCCTACGGGAACTATTATTAAGTATTATACTTCTGTAGCTGATGCAAAAGCACAAAGCAACCCTATTGCAGCGCCTTTCAATTATCTTTCTGAAAGTAAAACGGTATACGCAAGAGTAGATAACGACAAGCAGTGTTATTCTATTGCCAAGATTGAGCTGGTGGTATTACCTCCGGTAAAATCTGCAGTACTAAAAGACAAAACAATTTGTGCAGAAGGGAAAACAACACTGGATGCAGGACCTGGATTTGTAAGCTACGAATGGAGCACAGGAGAAACTTCACAGTCTATCAGCAATGTACCGGTAGGTGTGTACTGGGTAAAACTTCAGACCGGAAAATGTTTCACACTTCAGGAAGTACGTGTACATGCCAGCCTTCAGCCTGTAATTTCAGGAATAGAAATATCAAACAACAACATCACAGTTACTGCTACAGGCGGAGTACCTCCTTATAAATATTCTGTAGACGGTATCAAATGGCAGGATTCTAATATCTTCACTGGACTTCCGAGAGGAGAGAATACAATCTATGTAAAGGATACTTATAACTGTACTCCTATTCAGGTGACCGTGACAGTTCCTAACCTTATCAATGCTATTACTCCAAACGGAGATAATGTGAATGATGTGATTGACTATTCTGCGCTGGCATATAAGAAAAACCTGGTTTTCATTGTGTATGACAGATACGGAAACAAACTTCATGAAGCCGACAAGATGAGAAACTTCACATGGGACGGAACTGCATTTGGCAAGAAAATCCCAACAGGAACTTACTGGTACACAATTTCATGGAATGAGAACAATAAAAACAATACAGAAACCAAATACTCCGGATGGGTACTGGTAAAAAATAAAGAATAG
- the rnhA gene encoding ribonuclease HI, with product MRIEIYTDGACSGNPGKGGYGILMRVPEKNYQKTFSKGFRKTTNNRMELLAVITALEKLKSTENEIHVYTDSKYVSDAINQNWIAGWIKRGWKNVKNPDLWKKFVELYNKHKPKMHWVKGHAGHFENELCDKLAVAAASSPDLEIDTYFESLDSNSLF from the coding sequence TTGAGAATCGAAATTTATACCGATGGGGCTTGCAGCGGAAATCCGGGAAAAGGCGGATACGGAATTCTCATGCGTGTCCCTGAAAAAAATTATCAGAAAACATTTTCAAAAGGTTTTCGAAAGACCACCAACAACAGAATGGAACTTCTGGCAGTCATTACAGCATTGGAAAAACTGAAATCTACAGAAAATGAAATCCACGTGTATACTGACAGCAAGTATGTATCTGATGCTATTAACCAAAACTGGATTGCAGGATGGATCAAAAGAGGCTGGAAAAATGTAAAAAATCCAGACCTGTGGAAAAAATTTGTTGAGCTCTACAATAAACACAAGCCTAAAATGCATTGGGTAAAAGGACATGCAGGACATTTTGAAAACGAGCTTTGCGATAAATTAGCCGTTGCCGCCGCTAGTTCACCCGATCTTGAAATAGATACTTATTTTGAGAGCCTCGATAGCAATTCTCTATTTTAA
- a CDS encoding leucine-rich repeat domain-containing protein, whose amino-acid sequence MSYLDLIIQAKENQSKEINLSNMGLNEIPFEIFQLDQLETLKLMNNKISKLPNEIINLKNLKHLYLYNNNIKEISDSTLLNMPYLENFDLAENPLDYNNIVLYYQRNNRMFGQREIIKEIKTCKESSNDRLSIYKRASIFPEEIYDLTELKYLRFNCREVIRIPNGISKLKKLEYLDLSYNKLNQLPTDFNLLENLKILNLNSNNFAEIPSLIFELPNLIEVNICHNNLKYLDKSIFKHKTLKNFSAFDNDFENFNSNLFEHYTFSELKKQFLNI is encoded by the coding sequence ATGAGTTATTTAGATTTAATTATTCAGGCAAAAGAAAATCAATCAAAAGAAATAAATTTATCCAATATGGGGTTAAATGAAATACCTTTTGAAATTTTTCAATTAGATCAATTAGAGACTTTGAAATTAATGAATAACAAAATTTCAAAGTTACCTAATGAAATCATAAATTTAAAAAACTTAAAACATCTTTACCTTTATAATAACAATATAAAAGAAATTTCTGACTCAACACTCCTAAACATGCCCTATTTAGAAAATTTTGATTTAGCAGAAAATCCTTTAGACTACAATAATATTGTATTATATTATCAACGTAATAACAGAATGTTTGGGCAAAGAGAAATTATAAAGGAAATTAAAACTTGTAAAGAATCAAGTAATGATCGTCTTTCGATTTATAAAAGAGCATCTATATTTCCAGAAGAAATATATGATCTGACAGAGTTGAAATATTTACGATTTAATTGCCGAGAAGTAATTCGAATCCCAAACGGAATTTCAAAATTAAAAAAACTAGAATATCTTGATCTGTCATATAACAAATTAAATCAGTTACCTACTGATTTTAATCTTTTAGAAAATCTTAAAATCTTAAACTTAAATTCAAATAATTTTGCTGAAATTCCTTCTTTAATTTTTGAGTTACCTAATTTGATTGAAGTTAATATATGTCATAATAATCTGAAATACTTAGACAAGTCAATTTTTAAACATAAGACCCTAAAAAATTTCAGCGCTTTTGATAATGATTTTGAAAACTTTAATTCCAATCTTTTCGAACATTACACTTTTTCAGAATTGAAAAAACAGTTTTTAAATATTTAA
- the dnaB gene encoding replicative DNA helicase, translating into MAQKETLSSLTHGNFARELSIADGKMPPNAVDFERLVIGTFLIDKKGLDHSIDLLTPEVFYDPRHQVIFSTILKLYEGNHPVDLMTIIQDLKKEDKLSQAGGDHYIIDLTMGVSSSAHIEYHVRVILEKYILRSLINVSANVIDSSYKESTDVFELLDKAEQSFFEITNGTIKKGFDTANSLVKQAIDTIKSLKDKQGLSGVPSGFRDVDKETGGWQNSDLIIIAARPAMGKTAFLLSMARNIAVGHKIPMALFSLEMASVQLITRMIASETRISSEKLRKGTLDDEEWQRLFSNVSELENAPLYIDETPSLSIFDFRAKCRRLVMQHGVRLIMVDYLQLMTAGSSSGKGVGNREQEISMISRSLKAIAKELNVPVIALSQLSRSVEARPGKRPQLSDLRESGAIEQDADIVSFIFRPEYYKITVWDNDEEGQETSTENQAELIIAKHRNGATADVRLSFLKHFAKFGDIEAAFDGGTGGIGYHPSNAGLLGEPNGFDKIREGIKPSDAFGLPDNSKLSGSSMNDFDDDDDFPF; encoded by the coding sequence ATGGCGCAGAAAGAAACATTATCATCCCTGACACACGGAAACTTTGCAAGAGAATTGTCTATTGCGGATGGAAAAATGCCTCCCAATGCAGTGGATTTTGAAAGACTGGTTATCGGAACTTTTTTGATTGACAAAAAAGGTCTTGACCATTCCATTGACCTTCTTACCCCGGAAGTATTTTATGATCCCAGACATCAGGTCATCTTTTCTACCATTCTGAAGCTTTATGAAGGCAACCATCCGGTAGACTTAATGACCATTATCCAGGATTTAAAGAAAGAAGATAAACTAAGCCAGGCAGGCGGTGATCACTATATTATTGACCTGACGATGGGGGTAAGTTCATCTGCCCATATAGAATACCACGTGCGTGTTATTCTTGAAAAATATATCCTAAGAAGCCTTATCAACGTTTCTGCCAACGTCATAGATTCTTCCTATAAAGAATCAACCGATGTTTTTGAACTTCTGGACAAAGCAGAACAGTCTTTTTTTGAAATTACCAACGGAACGATTAAGAAGGGATTTGATACTGCCAACTCATTGGTAAAGCAGGCTATTGACACCATTAAATCTTTAAAAGATAAGCAGGGGCTTTCCGGAGTTCCTTCAGGATTCAGAGATGTAGATAAGGAAACCGGTGGATGGCAGAATTCTGACCTCATCATTATTGCCGCACGTCCCGCGATGGGAAAAACAGCATTCCTGCTTTCCATGGCAAGAAATATTGCAGTGGGCCACAAAATTCCTATGGCTCTTTTCTCTCTCGAGATGGCATCAGTACAGCTTATCACCAGAATGATTGCTTCTGAAACAAGAATCTCCTCTGAAAAACTTAGAAAAGGAACTTTGGATGACGAAGAATGGCAGCGATTATTCTCCAATGTATCAGAATTGGAAAATGCTCCTTTATATATTGACGAGACCCCTTCCCTTTCCATCTTCGACTTCCGTGCAAAATGCCGAAGACTGGTAATGCAGCATGGAGTAAGGCTGATCATGGTAGACTACCTTCAGCTGATGACAGCAGGAAGCAGCAGCGGAAAAGGAGTTGGAAACCGTGAACAGGAAATCTCTATGATTTCCCGTTCATTAAAAGCCATCGCCAAAGAACTTAACGTGCCGGTAATTGCCCTTTCCCAGCTTTCAAGAAGTGTGGAAGCACGTCCCGGAAAAAGACCTCAGCTTTCAGATTTGAGGGAATCCGGAGCCATTGAGCAGGATGCGGATATTGTATCGTTCATCTTCCGTCCGGAATATTATAAAATTACCGTTTGGGATAATGATGAAGAAGGACAGGAAACTTCTACGGAAAACCAGGCAGAGCTGATCATTGCAAAACACAGAAATGGTGCGACAGCGGATGTGAGATTATCTTTCTTAAAACATTTTGCGAAATTCGGGGATATTGAAGCAGCATTTGATGGCGGCACAGGAGGAATTGGTTACCATCCTTCAAATGCAGGACTATTAGGAGAACCAAATGGCTTTGATAAAATAAGAGAAGGAATAAAACCTAGTGATGCTTTTGGACTACCTGACAACTCAAAACTTTCAGGCTCATCAATGAATGATTTTGATGATGATGATGATTTTCCATTTTAA
- a CDS encoding T9SS type B sorting domain-containing protein: MKKYLLIFLIFLAQVAFGQQDCITAIPICSDAAISLTPNGWGTVKEGQVGCLGPNGESNSIWLTFSIETAGTLTFLVTPTGPTAVGIDYDFALYGPNFNCANTTATPLRCSYAGVNASIINPTGLNMTSTDTTEGGGGDGYVKYIDVLPGQVYHLLLNNYSPLVAPFTLTFGGTAKLLTPFDNNSAQIYQPHPFLQPGPTQNGEIPVCGKIVNYDFSTFSAQILNGNPNFIVKYYASATDALDDSNAITTPININVATTYTYAISYVDPNSPTSFLNQCRDFGQIKFIDKSFTLNPATLTSCSNNGSGTATYDLSTATVGAAPNHILKYYPTMYDLNNGTNEITNPYVYVSAEGSVFVKAINEFGCTAAAEITLKFYPLVTATDASIRSCFIEANPSTALFNLANAPVTSPTGTTTKRYFPSLTDAIDATNEILNVTNYIAPNGFVYVRVSDTRGCYTVAKITLTVIAPVTSSVLKDKIICMEDTTTLDAGPGFSSYEWSTGATTQSIKNVGVGNYWVKLKTGECIATQKVTVYPSEQPVVTGIDISNTTLTINVIGGTPDYQYSMDKILWQTSNTFSNIARGTYKVYVKDAYDCDPIEVTVVVPNLINMITPNGDGVNDVVDYSAIADKQNLVLSIFDRYGTKIHQGDKSNGYKWDGTIAGKKIPTGTYWYSVTWNENDKKNTPFKFSGWIVVKNRE, translated from the coding sequence ATGAAAAAATATCTACTCATTTTTCTAATCTTCTTAGCTCAGGTGGCTTTTGGACAGCAAGACTGTATTACCGCCATCCCGATATGCAGCGACGCAGCTATTTCTCTTACCCCCAATGGATGGGGAACAGTGAAAGAAGGCCAGGTAGGATGCCTGGGGCCTAACGGAGAGAGTAACTCGATCTGGCTTACTTTCAGTATAGAAACTGCAGGAACGCTTACTTTTTTAGTAACTCCTACAGGCCCTACCGCAGTAGGAATTGACTATGACTTCGCGTTATATGGTCCTAACTTTAACTGTGCCAATACGACAGCTACTCCGTTAAGATGTTCTTATGCCGGTGTGAATGCAAGTATCATCAACCCTACCGGGCTTAATATGACCTCTACCGATACTACAGAAGGCGGAGGAGGAGATGGTTATGTAAAATATATTGATGTATTGCCAGGACAGGTATATCACCTGCTTTTAAATAACTATTCCCCATTGGTTGCACCATTTACCTTAACTTTCGGAGGCACAGCTAAACTTCTTACTCCATTTGACAATAATTCGGCGCAGATTTATCAGCCACATCCATTTTTACAGCCTGGCCCTACCCAAAACGGAGAAATCCCTGTTTGTGGCAAAATTGTAAATTATGATTTTTCTACGTTTTCTGCACAGATTTTAAATGGCAATCCTAATTTCATAGTAAAATATTACGCTTCGGCCACGGATGCATTAGATGACAGCAATGCGATTACCACACCTATCAACATCAATGTAGCTACCACTTACACGTATGCAATCAGCTACGTGGACCCCAACAGCCCAACCAGCTTTTTAAATCAGTGCAGGGATTTCGGACAGATCAAATTCATTGATAAATCTTTTACCCTGAATCCTGCTACCCTTACCTCTTGTAGTAATAACGGCTCAGGAACAGCAACATATGATCTGTCTACAGCAACTGTAGGAGCAGCTCCCAATCATATATTAAAGTATTATCCTACAATGTATGATCTTAATAATGGGACCAATGAGATTACGAATCCTTATGTGTATGTTTCCGCAGAAGGTTCAGTTTTTGTAAAAGCAATCAACGAATTCGGATGTACTGCTGCCGCTGAAATTACCCTTAAGTTTTATCCTTTGGTTACAGCAACAGATGCGTCAATCAGGTCTTGTTTCATAGAAGCAAACCCGTCCACAGCTTTATTCAATCTTGCCAACGCGCCGGTTACCAGCCCTACAGGGACTACAACCAAAAGATACTTCCCATCTCTTACAGATGCAATAGATGCCACCAACGAGATATTAAACGTTACTAATTATATTGCTCCCAATGGATTTGTATATGTTAGAGTATCAGATACCCGCGGATGTTATACGGTTGCAAAAATTACCTTAACAGTAATTGCCCCTGTAACCTCAAGCGTTCTGAAAGACAAGATCATCTGTATGGAAGATACCACTACCCTTGATGCAGGTCCTGGATTCAGCAGCTATGAGTGGAGCACAGGAGCAACTACGCAGTCCATCAAAAATGTTGGAGTTGGAAATTACTGGGTAAAACTAAAAACAGGAGAATGTATCGCTACACAAAAAGTAACAGTATATCCTTCAGAGCAGCCTGTAGTAACGGGTATTGACATTTCTAACACAACACTAACAATCAATGTAATAGGAGGAACACCGGATTACCAGTACTCCATGGATAAAATTTTGTGGCAGACTTCTAACACTTTCTCTAATATTGCCAGAGGAACTTACAAAGTATACGTAAAAGACGCTTATGATTGTGATCCTATTGAAGTAACAGTTGTAGTTCCTAACCTGATCAATATGATCACTCCAAACGGAGACGGGGTAAATGATGTGGTAGATTATTCTGCAATAGCAGACAAACAGAACCTTGTATTAAGTATCTTTGACAGATACGGAACGAAAATTCATCAGGGAGACAAATCCAACGGATACAAATGGGACGGAACTATTGCCGGCAAGAAAATCCCGACAGGTACCTACTGGTATTCTGTAACATGGAATGAGAATGACAAAAAGAATACTCCTTTCAAGTTTTCAGGATGGATTGTTGTAAAAAACAGAGAATAA